Proteins from a genomic interval of Youhaiella tibetensis:
- a CDS encoding class I SAM-dependent DNA methyltransferase, translated as MQDDETLKFYAENARAYAGRGRRPAKRLGAFLAALPPGARVLELGTGGGQDARAMLDAGLEVTPTDGSAELAREAEKLLGRPVRVMRFDELDEVDAYDGIWAAASLLHAPRRTLTGILTLVHRAMRPGATFVASFKGGQAEGRDGFGRYYNYFDGPTLLRHFEDAADWENLEISQELGSGYDGKATDWLWVTARRR; from the coding sequence ATGCAGGACGACGAAACGCTCAAGTTCTATGCCGAAAACGCCCGGGCCTATGCCGGCCGCGGCCGCCGGCCCGCCAAGCGCCTGGGCGCCTTCCTCGCGGCGCTGCCGCCCGGCGCCAGGGTGCTCGAACTCGGGACCGGCGGCGGCCAGGATGCCAGGGCCATGCTCGATGCGGGCCTGGAGGTAACCCCCACCGACGGTTCGGCGGAACTGGCCCGGGAAGCCGAAAAGCTGCTGGGACGTCCGGTGCGGGTCATGCGGTTCGACGAACTGGACGAGGTCGACGCCTATGACGGGATCTGGGCGGCGGCCTCCCTCCTCCACGCGCCGCGCCGGACCCTGACCGGCATCCTGACGCTGGTGCACCGGGCCATGCGGCCGGGCGCGACGTTCGTCGCCAGCTTCAAGGGCGGCCAGGCCGAGGGCCGGGACGGCTTCGGGCGCTACTACAATTATTTCGACGGCCCGACGCTGCTGCGCCATTTCGAGGACGCGGCGGATTGGGAAAACCTCGAGATCAGCCAGGAACTGGGTTCGGGCTATGACGGCAA
- a CDS encoding TIGR01244 family sulfur transferase, translating into MSFLELKRINDRITVSGQIHPEDVSALKAAGFTTVINNRPDGESPDQPASAEIEAAAKAAGLDYVAIPLGRDGVTAEMVEKTRAALEGSDGPVFAFCRSGTRSTTLWALSQAGEMDGAEIISQAAGAGYDMSHLAAHLSK; encoded by the coding sequence GTGTCTTTCTTGGAATTGAAGCGGATCAACGATCGTATAACCGTGTCCGGGCAGATCCATCCCGAGGACGTCTCCGCACTCAAAGCCGCCGGCTTCACCACCGTCATCAACAATCGCCCCGATGGCGAATCGCCCGATCAGCCGGCGAGCGCCGAGATAGAAGCTGCCGCCAAGGCCGCCGGGCTCGACTATGTCGCCATTCCGCTTGGCCGGGATGGGGTCACCGCCGAAATGGTCGAAAAGACCCGCGCCGCGCTTGAGGGGAGCGATGGCCCGGTCTTTGCCTTCTGCCGTTCGGGTACCCGGTCCACCACGCTCTGGGCCTTGAGCCAGGCGGGCGAGATGGACGGAGCCGAGATCATCTCGCAAGCAGCGGGAGCCGGCTACGACATGAGCCACCTGGCGGCTCATCTCTCCAAATAA
- a CDS encoding putative bifunctional diguanylate cyclase/phosphodiesterase, with translation MDKFERRAGASALIDRHTRWAAFAIGAIPVPFALIVAALLLTSDRQLIHAVLLGGATLAMAGIFGLLIASLLSLRRNLYAFAADRIAAADRARYDSLTGALSRSAFLGELKARVTGQASRPVAYLQIDMDHLKTLNDGDGHAAGDAALKHLVTAISAVAPTALIGRLGGDEFGILLEGCGSKKAATAIGHQLLTALSAPTSISGRQVRLSATLGISLSPEDSGFPDELISLADLALYEGKRTGRNRVIAFDPEMLTDVRHKRLIERELRAAIILDELDLHYQPVFAADGALSGHEALVRWQHKVRGTVPPSEFIHIAEESDLISRLGEWVLRRACLDIDALKAPRLSINVSAAQLRRGDFADRFAAIVAETGVDAQRLTVEITETVPLKAGGVEERNLSALRTLGVRVAIDDFGAGHASLEYLKKFSFDVLKIDRSYVANLAESPVDNVLIAAICEIGRVSGIEIVAEGVETGEQLDLLKAAGCTHFQGYLLGRPTPLARKSVPSQVRAA, from the coding sequence ATGGATAAGTTCGAACGGCGAGCGGGGGCCTCGGCGCTGATCGACCGCCATACCCGCTGGGCGGCTTTCGCCATCGGCGCCATCCCGGTGCCCTTCGCGCTCATCGTGGCGGCGCTGCTGCTCACCTCCGACCGGCAACTGATCCATGCGGTGCTGCTGGGCGGGGCGACCTTGGCCATGGCGGGCATATTCGGGCTGCTCATCGCCTCGCTCCTGTCGCTGCGCCGCAACCTTTACGCCTTTGCCGCCGATCGCATCGCGGCGGCCGACCGGGCGCGCTATGACAGCCTCACCGGGGCCCTGTCGCGCTCGGCCTTCCTCGGCGAGCTCAAGGCGCGCGTCACCGGCCAGGCGTCCCGGCCGGTGGCGTATCTGCAGATCGACATGGATCACCTCAAGACCCTCAATGACGGGGACGGGCATGCAGCGGGCGACGCGGCGCTCAAGCATTTGGTCACGGCCATTTCGGCCGTGGCGCCTACGGCGCTGATCGGCCGGCTGGGCGGGGACGAATTCGGCATCCTGCTCGAAGGCTGCGGGTCCAAGAAGGCGGCGACGGCCATCGGCCACCAGTTGTTGACGGCGCTGAGCGCCCCCACCAGCATTTCGGGCCGGCAGGTGCGACTGAGCGCGACCCTGGGCATCTCGCTCTCGCCCGAGGACAGCGGCTTTCCGGACGAGCTGATCTCGCTGGCGGACCTCGCCCTCTACGAGGGCAAGCGCACCGGGCGCAACCGTGTCATCGCCTTCGATCCGGAAATGCTCACCGACGTGCGCCACAAGCGCCTCATCGAGCGCGAGCTGCGCGCCGCCATTATCCTTGACGAACTCGACCTCCACTACCAGCCGGTGTTTGCCGCGGACGGCGCGCTCTCGGGCCATGAGGCGCTGGTCCGCTGGCAGCACAAGGTGCGCGGCACCGTGCCGCCCTCCGAGTTCATCCATATCGCCGAGGAGAGCGATCTGATCAGCCGGCTGGGCGAGTGGGTGCTGCGCCGGGCATGCCTGGACATCGATGCCCTCAAGGCGCCGCGGCTTTCGATCAACGTCTCTGCCGCCCAGCTCCGGCGCGGGGATTTCGCCGATCGTTTCGCCGCCATCGTGGCGGAGACGGGCGTGGACGCGCAGCGGCTGACCGTGGAAATCACCGAGACGGTGCCGCTCAAGGCGGGTGGCGTCGAGGAGCGCAACCTTTCCGCCCTGCGGACGCTCGGGGTGCGGGTGGCGATCGACGATTTCGGGGCCGGCCATGCCAGCCTCGAATACCTGAAGAAGTTTTCGTTCGACGTTCTCAAGATCGACCGGTCCTATGTCGCCAACCTTGCCGAGAGCCCGGTGGACAACGTGCTGATCGCCGCCATCTGCGAGATCGGGCGGGTTTCGGGCATCGAAATCGTGGCCGAGGGCGTCGAGACGGGCGAGCAGCTCGACCTGCTCAAGGCCGCCGGCTGCACGCATTTCCAGGGCTATCTGCTCGGGCGCCCGACGCCCCTGGCGCGCAAAAGCGTTCCAAGCCAGGTTCGTGCGGCGTAA
- a CDS encoding glycine betaine ABC transporter substrate-binding protein: protein MTRLLLCAVTLLLLALPGATRAQDSFTSLDTNTGEVTPGIAQPPCGTKPVAIARMQWPSAAILAEIHARILKAQYDCDVKLVPGDLAATAASMGSTQQPAIAPEMWVLRISETWNAGVKAQKLRQAAPTYDAGLFEGWFIPDYVAAANPQVTSAASLKENAQIFSHNGARPRFISCPPDWACSIINRNMLKANGLDGLFDIVEPGNRFEMDTLIAQAVSSKEPVVFYYWQPNAVLSQFSFKPLDMGPYDRDAFACLARRVCDDPKPTAYAPDSVVIAAAEWVFTDTPVIASYLQRATLPIGEMNAMLAALSEPGATEADIAARFVAEKGDIWHAWMGTGPAGE, encoded by the coding sequence TTGACCCGCCTTCTGCTTTGCGCCGTCACCTTGCTGCTGCTGGCCCTGCCGGGGGCGACGCGCGCCCAGGATTCGTTCACTTCGCTCGATACCAATACCGGGGAAGTCACCCCCGGCATCGCCCAGCCGCCCTGCGGCACGAAGCCGGTGGCGATCGCGCGCATGCAATGGCCCTCGGCGGCGATCCTGGCCGAAATCCATGCCCGCATCCTCAAGGCCCAGTACGATTGCGACGTCAAGCTGGTGCCCGGGGACCTGGCCGCCACCGCCGCCTCGATGGGCTCGACCCAGCAGCCGGCCATCGCGCCGGAAATGTGGGTGCTGCGCATCTCGGAAACCTGGAATGCCGGGGTCAAGGCGCAGAAGCTGCGCCAGGCGGCGCCGACCTATGACGCGGGGCTCTTCGAGGGCTGGTTCATCCCCGATTATGTCGCGGCCGCCAATCCGCAGGTCACCTCGGCGGCGAGCCTTAAGGAGAACGCCCAGATCTTCTCCCATAACGGAGCGCGGCCCCGCTTCATTTCCTGCCCGCCGGACTGGGCCTGCTCGATCATCAACCGCAATATGCTCAAGGCCAATGGCCTCGATGGGCTTTTCGACATCGTCGAGCCGGGCAACCGCTTCGAGATGGATACGCTGATCGCCCAGGCGGTTTCGAGCAAGGAGCCGGTGGTCTTCTACTACTGGCAGCCCAATGCGGTCCTGAGCCAGTTTTCCTTCAAGCCGCTGGACATGGGACCCTATGATCGGGACGCCTTCGCCTGCCTCGCCCGGCGGGTGTGCGACGATCCCAAGCCGACCGCCTATGCCCCCGATTCGGTGGTGATCGCGGCAGCCGAGTGGGTGTTCACCGATACGCCCGTCATCGCCTCCTACCTGCAGCGCGCCACGCTCCCCATCGGGGAGATGAACGCCATGCTGGCCGCGCTCTCCGAGCCCGGCGCCACCGAGGCCGATATCGCCGCCCGTTTCGTGGCCGAAAAGGGCGATATCTGGCATGCCTGGATGGGGACGGGGCCCGCCGGCGAGTAA
- a CDS encoding ABC transporter substrate-binding protein, giving the protein MNNFKKTLGLAVAASVLAAAAPALADDVKMGFLADVTGPIAGFAGGMVSAGNLAVDEVNAQGGILGGSKLVSVTADGACSADTAGPAADRLVNSEKVTAIFGAYCTGATIAAANTAAIPGNVVMISPSATAPTLTTLKDNDLVFRTAISDAFQGSKAATLLLSQGIKEVGVTYVNNDYGKGLADQFTKTFTDGGGKVTASVAHEDGKADYRPEIGQIEATGVQTLVIYGYENAGGGAILNQAIEAGSFTKFVGGDGMAGDALLASRDAASLEGMILTQSSAASGEAYDIYAKLATDAGLVPDTTYGPQSYDAAFLLALAIEKNGSADREGVSKALREVANSPGEVIHPGEWQKAVDLIKAGTDINYEGASGPIEFDENGDVAGGIDYFVIEGGKIVNKGQIQ; this is encoded by the coding sequence ATGAACAATTTCAAGAAAACGCTTGGCCTGGCCGTGGCAGCCTCTGTGCTGGCCGCAGCAGCGCCGGCTCTCGCCGATGACGTCAAGATGGGTTTCCTGGCCGACGTGACCGGCCCGATCGCCGGCTTCGCCGGTGGCATGGTTTCGGCCGGTAACCTGGCCGTCGACGAAGTCAACGCGCAGGGCGGCATCCTGGGCGGCTCCAAGCTCGTCTCGGTCACCGCCGACGGCGCCTGCTCGGCCGACACCGCCGGCCCGGCCGCCGACCGCCTGGTCAACTCCGAGAAGGTGACGGCGATCTTCGGCGCCTACTGCACCGGCGCCACCATCGCAGCGGCCAACACCGCCGCCATTCCCGGCAACGTGGTGATGATCTCCCCGTCGGCCACCGCGCCGACCCTGACCACGCTCAAGGACAACGACCTGGTCTTCCGTACCGCCATCTCGGACGCCTTCCAGGGTTCGAAGGCCGCCACGCTCCTGCTCAGCCAGGGCATCAAGGAAGTCGGCGTCACTTATGTGAACAACGACTACGGCAAGGGCCTGGCCGACCAGTTCACCAAGACCTTCACCGATGGTGGCGGCAAGGTGACCGCGAGCGTTGCCCATGAAGACGGCAAGGCCGACTACCGTCCGGAAATCGGCCAGATCGAAGCCACCGGCGTCCAGACGCTGGTCATCTACGGCTACGAGAATGCCGGCGGCGGCGCCATCCTCAACCAGGCCATCGAAGCGGGCTCGTTCACCAAGTTCGTGGGCGGCGACGGCATGGCCGGCGATGCCCTGCTCGCTTCGCGCGACGCGGCTTCCCTCGAAGGCATGATCCTCACCCAGTCCTCGGCCGCCTCGGGCGAGGCCTATGACATCTATGCCAAGCTCGCCACCGATGCCGGCCTGGTGCCCGACACCACCTATGGTCCGCAGTCCTACGACGCCGCCTTCCTTCTCGCCCTGGCCATCGAGAAGAACGGCTCGGCCGACCGCGAAGGCGTCTCCAAGGCCCTGCGCGAGGTCGCCAACTCTCCGGGCGAAGTCATCCATCCGGGCGAATGGCAGAAGGCCGTCGACCTGATCAAGGCCGGCACCGACATCAACTACGAAGGCGCCTCGGGCCCGATCGAGTTCGATGAGAACGGCGACGTCGCCGGCGGCATCGACTACTTCGTCATCGAAGGCGGCAAGATCGTCAACAAGGGCCAGATCCAGTAA